One Trichoderma asperellum chromosome 5, complete sequence genomic region harbors:
- a CDS encoding uncharacterized protein (EggNog:ENOG41), with product MRLLSTKALEFHDFLGTDIPRYTILSHRWERDEMSYQDMTKEMERNNNTWPGTTDVLQKQGYRKISEFRRLALKDGYEYIWVDTCCIDKTSSAELQEAINSMYQWYWNSDVCYAYLSDVSIPTDRTDADGRLLFKASDLQPFQRSQWFTRGWTLQELLAPRALIFVDQTWKKFGTAYDLESFIETATSIQVRRHVHRSRTRSEILQVGQCMSWAATRTTTRIEDRAYSLLGLFDVNLPMMYGEGGRAFQRLQEEILRVYEDASILAWSHADADTGFAPNGLAPSPDHFRQFPRLIDKMSNSNFEFATINPTLTHRGVQVTLRVHIDQHDLALGYAFLLNSDRPFSNMLVLPLLITRATSKLGEDLEAVRLSDPLWVAQRFVGEGDKRLVRFLRQAQTADMNRHRDGFSLSSTVWKSYTTTLTYPTQAKTESRYFPAIFGGVTGDMDGFPLLKKEHVFAIELMDRRQTSERFVVLVEYNINYFGTANITDVRVITTGREMDLADMADLTRSRGKRYPSCDLLDQNGSAIPTDEIVQIRKFSSYWVQDDVEELTKPPVHPVDALPVKQLCIIEEA from the coding sequence ATGCGTCTACTCAGCACAAAGGCCCTTGAATTTCACGACTTCCTTGGGACTGACATCCCACGGTACACAATTTTGTCGCACCGATGGGAACGCGACGAGATGTCCTACCAGGACATGACCAAGGAAATGGAGCGGAATAATAACACTTGGCCTGGTACGACGGATGTTTTGCAAAAGCAAGGGTATCGCAAAATTAGCGAATTCCGCCGCCTGGCTCTGAAGGATGGTTATGAATACATATGGGTTGACACCTGCTGCATTGACAAAACTAGCAGCGCTGAACTCCAGGAGGCCATCAACTCGATGTATCAGTGGTACTGGAATTCCGACGTCTGTTACGCCTATCTTTCTGACGTGTCTATTCCGACTGATCGCACCGATGCAGATGGTAGGCTCCTCTTTAAGGCGTCAGATCTTCAGCCATTCCAGAGGTCCCAGTGGTTCACTCGCGGCTGGACGCTCCAAGAACTGCTGGCTCCACGAGCTCTAATATTTGTCGACCAAACGTGGAAAAAGTTTGGCACGGCATATGACTTGGAAAGTTTTATCGAAACAGCTACAAGTATTCAAGTTCGCAGACATGTGCATCGAAGTCGTACAAGATCAGAGATACTCCAAGTGGGACAGTGTATGTCTTGGGCCGCAACCCGAACGACGACTAGGATCGAAGACCGCGCCTATTCGCTACTAGGGCTTTTCGATGTTAATCTGCCAATGATGTACGGCGAAGGGGGGCGAGCATTCCAGCGCTtgcaagaagaaattctCAGAGTTTATGAAGACGCATCTATACTAGCATGGAgccatgctgatgctgacACTGGGTTCGCACCTAATGGCTTGGCTCCATCGCCAGACCATTTTCGCCAGTTCCCCAGGTTGATAGACAAAATGAGCAATAGTAACTTCGAGTTTGCAACAATCAATCCCACGTTGACACACCGAGGCGTCCAAGTTACGTTGAGGGTCCATATCGATCAGCATGACTTGGCGCTCGGGTATGCTTTTCTGCTAAACTCTGACCGTCCCTTTTCCAACATGTTGGTTCTTCCTTTATTGATTACCAGAGCAACATCAAAATTGGGTGAAGATTTAGAAGCCGTTAGACTCTCGGACCCCCTTTGGGTCGCACAAAGGTTCGTCGGCGAAGGCGACAAGAGACTGGTTCGTTTCCTCAGGCAAGCGCAAACTGCAGATATGAACCGTCATCGAGATGGATTTAGCCTTTCTTCAACAGTATGGAAAAGCTATACAACGACATTGACATATCCAACGCAAGCAAAGACTGAGAGTCGGTACTTTCCTGCCATATTTGGCGGAGTCACTGGAGACATGGACGGGTTTCCTTTGCTCAAAAAGGAGCATGTTTTTGCCATAGAACTGATGGATCGCCGCCAAACTTCAGAAAGATTTGTTGTGCTGGTGGAATACAACATCAATTATTTTGGAACTGCCAATATAACCGATGTTAGAGTTATTACGACGGGAAGGGAGATGGATTTGGCGGATATGGCGGATTTAACTCGCTCTCGAGGAAAACGATACCCTTCTTGTGATCTCCTCGATCAAAACGGCAGCGCGATTCCAACAGATGAAATCGTTCAAATTCGCAAGTTTTCCAGTTATTGGGTTCAagatgatgttgaagagctcACCAAGCCGCCAGTTCATCCGGTTGATGCACTGCCAGTGAAACAGCTTTGTATTATAGAGGAAGCTTAA
- a CDS encoding uncharacterized protein (MEROPS:MER0037714): MAEPAQAIHGTLIHSLSQTQLQVLPDTLIILSSSGSIVSLQSNIPSLQVNNFLAVQRIEHIRQTILPSGQFVIPGFVDTHNHAPQWMQRGLGQGMHILDWLDGITFPNEAKFADASHAEKVYEKLVRGMLRQGVTTASYYGSLHQEATNVLASTCLERGQRALIGKCNMNRNSPSFYCETSAEESISATKSCIHHIRTIDPKNTLIKPVLTPRFAISCTAELLQSLGTMVRNDTSLAIQTHFNEAEQEINATLSLFPEFKNEADLYSSFGLLTPKTILAHCTIMTEYEIQKLHDFGCGVAHCPTANMTIGGGFMAAPVKEFLRRGINVGLGTDSGGGYSSSMLNAMRHALITSYARDALYPTFKQAKETSVSGDKGGGKEALSLEEVFYMATQGGAKVVGLDDKIGEFALGREFDALVIDLRDERSGVNVPLDEDDSTPRMLEKFIMTGDDRNIVQVYVKGRLVHGE; encoded by the coding sequence ATGGCTGAACCCGCCCAAGCCATCCATGGAACTCTAATCCACTCTCTTTCCCAGACGCAACTTCAAGTCCTTCCAGATACTCTCAtcattctctcttcttcaggtAGCATCGTATCTCTCCAATCTAATATCCCTTCTTTACAAGTGAATAATTTCCTCGCCGTGCAACGCATCGAACACATTCGCCAAACTATACTCCCCTCTGGCCAATTCGTCATCCCGGGCTTTGTTGATACACATAATCATGCTCCGCAATGGATGCAAAGGGGCTTGGGCCAAGGAATGCATATCCTAGACTGGCTTGATGGCATTACTTTTCCCAATGAAGCCAAGTTTGCAGATGCTTCTCATGCAGAGAAGGTGTATGAGAAGCTCGTTCGAGGGATGCTTAGACAGGGTGTTACGACGGCATCTTACTACGGTTCTTTGCACCAAGAAGCGACGAATGTTTTGGCATCAACGTGTCTTGAAAGAGGTCAGAGAGCTCTGATTGGAAAATGCAACATGAATCGCAACTCGCCATCCTTCTACTGCGAAACTTCTGCTGAAGAGTCCATTTCTGCGACGAAATCATGTATACATCATATTCGAACCATCGACCCGAAGAATACTCTTATTAAACCTGTTTTGACGCCTCGCTTCGCGATATCGTGCACAGCAGAATTACTACAGTCTCTCGGCACCATGGTTCGCAATGATACTTCTCTAGCTATACAAACTCATTTCAATGAGGCCGAGCAGGAGATCAACGCCACGCTGTCTCTCTTTCCGGAATTTAAAAACGAAGCCGATTTATACTCTTCTTTCGGGCTTCTTACACCAAAGACTATCCTCGCCCATTGTACTATCATGACTGAGTACGAGATCCAGAAGCTTCACGATTTTGGATGCGGCGTCGCGCATTGTCCTACAGCAAACATGACCATTGGGGGAGGCTTCATGGCTGCTCCCGTAAAGGAGTTTCTTAGACGTGGTATCAATGTCGGCTTAGGAACAGATTCGGGAGGTGGTTATAGCTCGAGTATGTTAAATGCGATGAGACATGCTCTCATCACGTCGTATGCGAGAGACGCGCTGTATCCGACATTCAAACAAGCGAAAGAGACGAGTGTCAGCGGTGACAAGGGAGGCGGCAAAGAAGCTCTGAGCCTGGAAGAGGTTTTCTACATGGCTACCCAAGGAGGCGCCAAGGTCGTTGGCCTTGATGACAAAATTGGCGAATTTGCGCTTGGAAGGGAATTTGATGCCCTGGTAATCGACTTGCGGGATGAGAGAAGCGGAGTAAATGTGCCGCTGGATGAAGACGACTCGACACCAAGGATGCTCGAGAAATTCATCATGACGGGAGACGATAGGAACATTGTGCAGGTCTATGTTAAAGGAAGATTGGTTCATGGTGAATGA
- a CDS encoding uncharacterized protein (EggNog:ENOG41) encodes MAGDIAINFAPPQASAPWAIAKGVLQIPVKQSDQMAVLAGTVQCFIRIVRRGQLYELLYNTKTTDENAVLNLHDALLDLYVAAIELLARSDILVGSRLAKQTLNAILRPEQATGLVADLFQKEQKLLQEIPVCEASRSERAGRQADEKSRDLLTKLNKLSSPLIRIDEGVTGIRQMIDEDRLQKLLELISPEGHGKSHGEIEDSRIDNTGDWLVDHEGFRAWQAIPSSSTLLWLKGTVGTGKTYLTWRAIDYVKKTLAEMSCDEGFAFFYCQRSATSLQDPLIILRSFVRQLFDKRSEHGYDHLIQKYDMARKEGRSLGLKDCKELILEFINLYSKTTIILDALDEASSTSTNHNLAEILIDIMDKAKKPVKIFISSRPDREYLQAFESTATITVESSNQQGDIEKYLQERLYSTSSFKQRQAETRELIRNAFSSRNSSMFRWVHLQVQRLKNYTSHDAVKSWATTLPSTLAEAYDQLFDDIRKHNEHDVALAERAIKWVRCSMRPLRSEILLEAIRYSLDGSSVVQKEKQTEQQILTLCRDLLTIDPDKQVWVLPHASVAEYFEQKGIARSECDLFVSRISLQLLMDFKASPKISTEDKEKPISPFENYIVYNWFKHVGQYDEWLGLAICANPDPELVTVLQRFLGSPGKSSDYYKEWIGNLSNGIEIDFWERMELMPDTMALFAMCRYGFYHTLRDWWEGNEISKEMALKESGNGQTPLVLAAMSRCFPIFTRLISLAGTDYPLSERYEAMGAAIHDERKDIATLLMTEAEIDINARYDDIETIVQRAARSRPEMLRWLIDQGLVDVNKECDTTYGTPLISAACFQNLQSVEILLKAGANANAAVECGYYYGSALVAAAKGRVVYRGRERIYKITQLLLDYGADPNQPLKCGAYGSALESFANYGNWSTEDINIINLLLKSGADPTMVFDRGDHGSALAAAAFHGIKELLVPMISATTRSQAIQCLRLSRHPEEFIYYNKEMARTWMRGKAETAKYLTDEIGIDEETLHKIGLWDVTPEVDKYGEKN; translated from the exons ATGGCGGGCGACATTGCTATAAATTTCGCGCCACCACAAGCCAGCGCACCTTGGGCTATTGCTAAAGGAGTTCTTCAA ATTCCAGTCAAACAAAGCGACCAGATGGCAGTCCTTGCTGGCACAGTCCAGTGTTTTATTCGCATAGTTCGCAGAGGCCAGTTATATGAGCTACTGTATAACACAAAAACAACTGATGAAAACGCGGTGCTAAACTTGCATGACGCACTCTTGGATTTATACGTCGCAGCAATAGAGCTTCTGGCTCGGTCTGACATCCTGGTTGGAAGCAGGCTGGCTAAACAGACACTCAACGCCATTCTAAGGCCAGAGCAGGCTACAGGGCTTGTTGCAGACTTGTTTCAAAAGGAACAGAAGCTTTTACAAGAAATTCCAGTCTGTGAAGCTTCTCGAAGTGAAAGAGCGGGTAGACAAGCCGATGAGAAATCAAGAGATTTGCTCACCAAGTTAAATAAACTGTCGTCACCACTAATACGAATTGACGAGGGAGTAACAGGCATTCGACAAATGATTGATGAGGACCGACTCCAAAAGCTTCTGGAATTAATTAGCCCAGAAGGACATGGGAAAAGTCACGGCGAGATCGAAGATTCGAGAATCGACAATACAGGCGATTGGTTGGTAGACCATGAAGGCTTTCGCGCCTGGCAAGCTATTCCTTCATCATCCACGCTCCTGTGGCTCAAAGGAACCG TTGGCACCGGCAAGACATATCTCACCTGGCGAGCGATTGATTATGTGAAGAAGACATTGGCAGAAATGTCTTGTGACGAAggatttgcttttttctacTGCCAAAGATCAGCAACTTCGCTACAAGACCCTCTAATTATCCTTAGAAGCTTTGTTCGCCAGCTATTTGACAAAAGATCCGAACACGGCTACGATCACTTGATCCAGAAATACGATATGGCAAGGAAAGAAGGGCGCAGTCTAGGCTTGAAGGACTGCAAAGAGCTGATTTTGGAATTCATTAATCTATATTCAAAGACAACCATTATTCTGGATGCTTTGGACGAAGCTAGCTCGACGAGTACGAACCACAACCTAGCAGAGATTCTCATTGACATAATGGATAAAGCCAAGAAACCggttaaaatctttatatctAGTCGTCCAGACCGAGAATATCTGCAGGCATTTGAATCTACTGCTACAATCACTGTCGAATCCAGCAATCAACAAGGTGACATTGAAAAATACCTGCAGGAGAGACTTTACTCAACTTCATCATTTAAACAACGCCAAGCGGAGACTCGGGAGTTAATCAGAAATGCGTTTTCTTCGCGTAATAGCAGCAT GTTTCGGTGGGTTCATCTACAGGTCCAAAGACTCAAGAACTATACATCTCATGATGCAGTCAAATCGTGGGCCACTACGCTGCCCAGCACTTTGGCCGAAGCGTACGATCAGCTTTTCGATGATATAAGAAAGCATAACGAACATGATGTGGCTTTAGCTGAGCGTGCTATTAAATGGGTGCGATGTTCTATGAGGCCGCTTCGCTCCGAGATTTTATTAGAAGCCATTCGCTATTCTCTTGACGGGTCATCAGTAgtacaaaaagaaaaacagacCGAACAACAAATATTAACCCTGTGCCGAGATCTTTTAACAATCGATCCAGACAAACAGGTGTGGGTGCTGCCACATGCTTCTGTGGCTGAATATTTTGAACAGAAGGGCATAGCTCGGTCGGAGTGCGACCTATTTGTTTCCAGGATATCACTTCAGTTGCTTATGGACTTTAAAGCGTCTCCAAAAATATCGACTGAGGATAAGGAAAAACCAATTTCACCCTTTGAAAATTATATCGTTTACAACTGGTTTAAACATGTTGGGCAATATGATGAATGGCTGGGCCTTGCGATATGCGCAAATCCAGACCCAGAACTTGTTACAGTCCTCCAACGCTTTCTCGGATCGCCAGGAAAAAGCAGtgattattataaagagtgGATTGGCAATCTTAGCAATGGCATTGAGATTGATTTTTGGGAGAGGATGGAGCTAATGCCTGATACTATGGCCTTATTCGCAATGTGTCGATATGGATTTTATCACACCCTGCGTGACTGGTGGGAGGGAAACGAAATCAGCAAGGAAATGGCGCTTAAGGAAAGCGGCAATGGTCAAACTCCGCTTGTACTCGCAGCCATGAGTCGGTGTTTTCCAATTTTCACACGTTTAATAAGCTTAGCTGGCACAGATTACCCGCTCTCTGAAAGATATGAGGCTATGGGAGCAGCAATCCATGATGAACGAAAGGATATCGCAACACTGTTGATGACAGAAGCAGAAATCGACATCAACGCTAGATATGACGATATTGAGACTATCGTCCAACGGGCAGCGAGATCCAGACCTGAAATGCTCCGGTGGTTGATAGACCAAGGCTTGGTAGATGTGAATAAGGAATGTGATACAACATATGGCACCCCCTTGATTTCAGCCGCCTGTTTCCAAAATCTACAATCAGTCGAGATTTTGCTCAAGGCAGGTGCGAATGCAAACGCAGCCGTGGAATGTGGGTATTACTATGGCAGTGCTCTTGTTGCAGCGGCGAAAGGTAGGGTTGTGTATAGGGGGCGAGAAAGAATCTACAAAATTACCCAGTTATTGCTTGACTATGGCGCAGACCCCAACCAGCCCTTGAAATGTGGCGCATACGGCAGCGCACTCGAATCCTTTGCTAACTATGGGAATTGGAGTACCGAAGACATCAACATTATTAATCTTTTGCTCAAGTCTGGTGCTGATCCGACGATGGTATTTGATAGAGGAGACCATGGTAGTGCacttgccgccgctgccttcCATGGGATAAAAGAGCTTCTCGTTCCCATGATTAGCGCTACTACAAGGAGCCAGGCAATTCAGTGCCTCCGCTTAAGCAGACATCCAGAAGAATTCAtctactataataaagagaTGGCCAGGACATGGATGCGAGGGAAAGCAGAAACCGCGAAATATCTCACCGATGAAATAGGAATTGATGAAGAAACACTCCATAAAATCGGCCTGTGGGATGTCACGCCCGAGGTTGATAAATATGGCGA aaaaaattaa
- a CDS encoding uncharacterized protein (EggNog:ENOG41): protein MTELVYHNGHYHEVPRRDRRRQKRDDSWNVMKFWDEVLYGIGDLYYRVRKRY from the coding sequence ATGACCGAGCTCGTCTACCACAACGGCCACTACCACGAGGTCCCCCGCCGCGATCGGCGTCGCCAGAAACGCGACGACTCCTGGAACGTCATGAAGTTTTGGGACGAGGTGCTGTATGGCATCGGCGATCTCTACTACAGGGTGCGCAAACGATACTAG
- a CDS encoding uncharacterized protein (EggNog:ENOG41) → MGPSGLKASIWASAQSRPSDTYRFDSRSRSVPPVSASTTTMTTTAVPGSISTAASAAATAPSLSPAQAFRRFHQTCQRLRWTAVDLENSYHRAHSPQDSGFSADDAEVNFKIDFHEFYMRIEQALVLVLLVYGVSVPRGFGGPRGQATHSYHHNVLLALGEEDNPLRSALGTGDVNSALWKAKELRNRWKDAAEGETTPLGMYDLSWIIGRIIEGLGVAYKMAAARVEELKVEANGNAGDGADGSNGADGSNGADDNTWRWMMADPMDLEP, encoded by the coding sequence ATGGGGCCAAGTGGCTTAAAAGCATCCATCTGGGCGTCGGCTCAGAGCCGCCCCTCCGACACCTATCGATTCGACTCTAGATCTAGATCTGTGCCCCCAGTATCTgcctcgacgacgacgatgacgacgacagcaGTCCCTGGCTCGATTTCAACagctgcctctgccgccgccacagcCCCTTCACTGTCGCCTGCACAAGCTTTCCGAAGATTCCACCAGACCTGCCAGCGCCTCCGATGGACGGCTGTCGACCTCGAAAACTCATACCACCGTGCGCACTCCCCGCAAGACAGCGGCTTCTCCGCCGATGACGCCGAGGTCAATTTCAAGATTGACTTTCACGAATTCTACATGCGTATTGAGCAGGCTCTCGTGCTGGTTCTCCTCGTATATGGCGTCAGCGTACCTCGCGGCTTCGGCGGGCCAAGGGGCCAGGCAACCCATAGTTACCACCACAACGTGCTGCTGGCGTTGGGCGAGGAAGACAATCCGCTGCGAAGCGCGCTGGGCACCGGTGATGTAAACTCTGCGCTGTggaaggccaaggagctgcGGAATCGGTGGAAAGATGCGGCGGAAGGAGAAACGACGCCGCTAGGAATGTACGACTTGTCGTGGATTATAGGACGCATCATTGAGGGACTGGGCGTCGCATACAAAATGGCGGCTGCGAGGGTCGAAGAGTTAAAGGTGGAAGCCAATGGCaatgctggcgatggcgccgATGGAAGCAATGGCGCCGATGGAAG